A part of Capsicum annuum cultivar UCD-10X-F1 chromosome 6, UCD10Xv1.1, whole genome shotgun sequence genomic DNA contains:
- the LOC107874703 gene encoding nuclear transcription factor Y subunit C-1-like isoform X1, with translation MDNNNNTHQSPAEASAAYPPETPYDHVLQQQLQMFWNYQRQEIEQATDFKNHQLPLARIKKIMKADEDVRMISAETPVLFAKACEMFIQELTLRSWIHSEENKRKTLQKNDIAAAISRTDTFDFLVDIIPRDEVKDEGVGLGLAPGGVPYYYPPLGQPAPGGVMLGRPAVPAGVVPGAVPGVVPGTVPGTVPGVVPGAVPGVDPSMYVPHLPFQVWQSMWQTSEDHSYPSGGGSSSGQGTDDSQI, from the exons atggacaacaacaacaacactcacCAATCTCCAGCTGAAGCTTCAGCCGCATATCCACCAGAGACACCCTACGACCATGTCCTTCAACAACAATTGCAAATGTTCTGGAATTACCAACGTCAAGAAATCGAACAAGCTACCGATTTCAAAAACCACCAACTTCCCCTCGCTCGTATTAAAAAGATAATGAAAGCTGATGAAGATGTTCGTATGATTTCAGCTGAAACTCCTGTTCTTTTTGCTAAAGCCTGTGAGATGTTTATTCAAGAACTCACTCTTCGTTCTTGGATTCACTCTGAGGAGAATAAGCGTAAAACGTTGCAGAAGAATGATATCGCTGCCGCGATCAGTCGCACTGATacttttgatttccttgttgACATTATCCCCAGGGACGAAGTAAAGGATGAGGGAGTTGGGCTTGGGCTAGCGCCGGGTGGTGTGCCGTATTATTACCCTCCGTTGGGCCAGCCGGCTCCGGGTGGGGTAATGCTTGGTAGGCCTGCTGTTCCTGCTGGTGTTGTCCCTGGTGCTGTTCCTGGTGTTGTTCCTGGTACTGTTCCGGGCACTGTTCCTGGTGTTGTTCCTGGTGCTGTTCCCGGTGTTGATCCATCAATGTATGTGCCTCATCTGCCGTTCCAGGTGTGGCAATCAATGTGGCAGACATCAGAGGATCATTCGTATCCTAGTGGAGGTGGAAGTAGCAGTGGACAGGGTACCGATGACAGCCAAAT TTAA
- the LOC107874703 gene encoding nuclear transcription factor Y subunit C-1-like isoform X2, whose protein sequence is MDNNNNTHQSPAEASAAYPPETPYDHVLQQQLQMFWNYQRQEIEQATDFKNHQLPLARIKKIMKADEDVRMISAETPVLFAKACEMFIQELTLRSWIHSEENKRKTLQKNDIAAAISRTDTFDFLVDIIPRDEVKDEGVGLGLAPGGVPYYYPPLGQPAPGGVMLGRPAVPAGVVPGAVPGVVPGTVPGTVPGVVPGAVPGVDPSMYVPHLPFQVWQSMWQTSEDHSYPSGGGSSSGQGTDDSQM, encoded by the coding sequence atggacaacaacaacaacactcacCAATCTCCAGCTGAAGCTTCAGCCGCATATCCACCAGAGACACCCTACGACCATGTCCTTCAACAACAATTGCAAATGTTCTGGAATTACCAACGTCAAGAAATCGAACAAGCTACCGATTTCAAAAACCACCAACTTCCCCTCGCTCGTATTAAAAAGATAATGAAAGCTGATGAAGATGTTCGTATGATTTCAGCTGAAACTCCTGTTCTTTTTGCTAAAGCCTGTGAGATGTTTATTCAAGAACTCACTCTTCGTTCTTGGATTCACTCTGAGGAGAATAAGCGTAAAACGTTGCAGAAGAATGATATCGCTGCCGCGATCAGTCGCACTGATacttttgatttccttgttgACATTATCCCCAGGGACGAAGTAAAGGATGAGGGAGTTGGGCTTGGGCTAGCGCCGGGTGGTGTGCCGTATTATTACCCTCCGTTGGGCCAGCCGGCTCCGGGTGGGGTAATGCTTGGTAGGCCTGCTGTTCCTGCTGGTGTTGTCCCTGGTGCTGTTCCTGGTGTTGTTCCTGGTACTGTTCCGGGCACTGTTCCTGGTGTTGTTCCTGGTGCTGTTCCCGGTGTTGATCCATCAATGTATGTGCCTCATCTGCCGTTCCAGGTGTGGCAATCAATGTGGCAGACATCAGAGGATCATTCGTATCCTAGTGGAGGTGGAAGTAGCAGTGGACAGGGTACCGATGACAGCCAAATGTAA
- the LOC107875861 gene encoding copper transporter 5: MMHMTFYWGKKVTLLFDFWRTDSWTSYAIALLACFIFSLFYQYMEDRRQRFRILSINSKRNYSQPPPPPPPAVNAPLLYTFPSVGGKWSSARFATAILFGVNSAIGYMLMLAVMSFNGGVFIAVVVGLGIGYLFFRNGDENDVVVDNPCACA; encoded by the coding sequence ATGATGCACATGACCTTTTATTGGGGTAAAAAAGTTACCCTACTATTCGATTTCTGGCGAACGGATTCATGGACTAGCTACGCAATCGCTTTGCTCGCTTGTTTTATCTTCTCCTTGTTTTATCAATACATGGAAGATCGTCGTCAGCGATTCAGAATCCTCTCTATAAATTCCAAGAGGAATTACTCTCAGCCTCCGCCTCCGCCTCCCCCCGCTGTCAATGCTCCCCTTCTTTACACCTTCCCGTCGGTTGGCGGTAAGTGGAGTTCGGCCAGATTTGCTACGGCGATTCTATTTGGAGTCAATTCTGCAATTGGATATATGCTTATGCTGGCTGTTATGTCGTTTAATGGCGGAGTTTTTATCGCGGTTGTTGTGGGTTTGGGGATCGGGTATTTGTTCTTTAGGAACGGTGATGAAAATGATGTCGTCGTTGATAATCCGTGTGCCTGTGCTTGA
- the LOC107875860 gene encoding CBS domain-containing protein CBSCBSPB5 — protein MPTSQGGGGSSRRSISLTSSSSLGKKKAAAENGGGQPDSARRKSISASRSMGLTGERTVRSLRLSKALTVPDATSIYEACRKMAARRVDALLLTDSNTLLCGILTDKDIATRVIAPEVNIQETPVSKIMTKNPVFVLSDTLAVEALQKMVLGKFRHLPVVDNGEVIALLDIAKCLYDAIARLERAAEKGKAIAAAVEGVEKHWGTSGSASSNTFIETLRERLFRPSLSTIIPENSKIVTVEPNDTVLATAKKMLECRTSSAIITVGNKPRGILTSKDLLMRVIAQDLSPESTLVERVMTPNPECASIDMPIVDALHTMHDGKFLHLPVIDKAGTVVSVLDVLHITHAAVATVGNAAGVNNEAANSMMQRFWDSAMALTPDDDDETRSENSLKLASDWTEAGRSTPYPSSSQPNSFSFKIKDKKGRMHRFNCDIRNMTDLIAAIIQRVGGDIDRNNLPQILYEDEDHDKVVLASDSDLKAAVEHARSSGWKGLKLHLDYSGTTGDSLDYARTESAWASAYSTVAAGAALVAGLGIIAFLRRSAN, from the exons ATGCCGACGAGTCAAGGAGGAGGAGGATCATCGAGGAGAAGTATATCGTTGACGAGCTCTTCTTCACTTGGTAAGAAGAAAGCAGCTGCGGAAAATGGAGGAGGACAACCGGATTCTGCTCGTCGGAAGTCGATTTCTGCATCGCGTTCTAT GGGACTGACTGGAGAGCGCACAGTGAGGAGCTTACGGCTCTCAAAGGCCCTAACAGTACCTGATGCTACAAGTATTTATGAAGCTTGCCGCAAGATGGCTGCTCGCAGAGTTGATGCTTTGTTATTGACCGATTCAAATACATTACTATGTGGTATTCTGACAGACAAG gatatagcaaCAAGGGTTATTGCTCCAGAAGTTAATATACAGGAAACACCAGTTTCAAAGATTATGACGAAAAATCCCGTTTTTGTGCTTTCTGACACACTTGCTGTGGAAGCTTTGCAGAAAATGGTGCTAG GAAAATTTAGACATTTGCCAGTTGTAGATAATGGAGAGGTCATTGCCTTGCTTGATATAGCAAAATGCCTTTATGATGCGATTGCTCGCCTCGAAAGGGCAGCTGAGAAAGGAAAGGCCATTGCAGCTGCTGTTGAAGGAGTTGAAAAGCACTGGGGGACATCTGGCTCCG CAAGTTCCAATACATTTATAGAAACACTTCGGGAGAGATTGTTCAGGCCTTCACTGTCTACCATCATTCCTGAAAATTCAAA GATTGTTACAGTAGAACCAAATGATACTGTTCTAGCCACAGCCAAAAAGATGCTTGAATGTCGCACAAGCTCTGCAATCATAACAGTTGGCAACAAACCACGAGGGATTTTAAC TTCAAAGGACTTACTGATGCGAGTCATAGCACAAGATCTTTCCCCGGAGTCCACTCTTGTCGAGAGg GTAATGACCCCGAATCCAGAATGTGCTTCAATAGATATGCCTATTGTTGATGCTTTACATACAATGCATGATGGGAAGTTTTTACACCTTCCTGTTATTGACAAAG CGGGAACTGTTGTTTCAGTTCTTGATGTACTTCATATTACTCATGCAGCTGTAGCCACG GTGGGAAATGCTGCTGGAGTAAATAATGAAGCTGCAAACTCTATGATGCAAAGATTTTGGGATTCAGCTATGGCATTGACTccggatgatgatgatgagacaCGGAG TGAGAATTCCTTGAAATTGGCTTCTGACTGGACAGAAGCAGGAAGATCTACTCCCTATCCTTCATCTAGCCAGCCAAATAGTTTTTCATTCAAGATTAAAGACAAAAAGGGGAGGATGCACAGATTCAACTGTG ATATTCGGAACATGACAGATCTAATAGCTGCAATAATTCAGAGAGTGGGGGGTGACATTGACAGAAACAATCTTCCTCAGATTCTG TATGAAGATGAAGATCATGACAAGGTTGTGCTGGCATCAGATAGTGATCTTAAAGCAGCTGTTGAGCATGCAAGATCTTCAGGTTGGAAG GGGCTCAAATTGCACCTAGACTATTCAGGAACAACCGGTGATAGCTTGGACTATGCTCGTACTGAATCTGCTTGGGCCTCGGCCTATAGCACTGTTGCAGCTGGTGCTGCATTAGTTGCGGGTTTAGGCATAATAGCATTCTTAAGGAGATCCGCTAACTAA